The Arachis hypogaea cultivar Tifrunner chromosome 19, arahy.Tifrunner.gnm2.J5K5, whole genome shotgun sequence genome has a window encoding:
- the LOC112777136 gene encoding uncharacterized protein, whose amino-acid sequence MADNQGTSSNPLDAQSIATFLSQISTFQAQMAKNNVNPMQDPSSPYYIHPSENPGNPLISITLNASNYGSWSRAMLLALKGKNKLKFVDGSLTKPNEDDTLFEAWERCNTYVVSWINLSLSPEISASVVWNNIASDLWKDLKHRYYQGDKYRVAELQEELFSMKQGDLNVTAYYTKLKSIWEDLNNFRPIPNCKGCEFSCSCGLDVIRQYRREDYTTRFLRGLNDQYSTVRSQLMLMNPIPDINSAFSMLTQQERQFSDTHESKVFFNKTNSGLQLSDERNRGRGRGRGRFQAGGRSRGNRIQCTFCDKTGHTVDTCYKKHGLPPHLRQRQVSSINYTAAELPTEKKSDEFSQSNLSNYQKEASDSPKLDLTSHQKEAIIKLLNGQEAHVQPQIANQAQRSANTTSMGQGPSYFEEDWSS is encoded by the exons ATGGCTGATAATCAAGGAACAAGTTCTAATCCATTGGATGCTCAGTCAATCGCAACTTTCTTGAGCCAAATATCAACATTTCAAGCTCAAATGGCAAAGAACAATGTCAATCCAATGCAAGATCCGTCTAGCCCCTACTACATTCATCCAAGCGAAAATCCGGGTAATCCTTTAATCTCAATTACTCTCAATGCTAGCAATTATGGTTCGTGGAGTAGAGCAATGTTATTAGCTTTGAAAGGAAAGAACAAATTGAAGTTTGTAGATGGATCTCTTACAAAACCAAATGAGGATGATACACTAtttgaagcttgggaaaggtgcAATACATATGTAGTATCTTGGATCAATTTGTCATTGAGTCCTGAAATATCAGCAAGCGTGGTTTGGAATAACATTGCTTCGGACCTTTGGAAAGATTTGAAACATCGATATTATCAGGGAGACAAGTACAGAGTGGCTGAACTTCAGGAAGAATTATTCTCTATGAAGCAAGGCGATTTAAATGTAACTGCGTATTACaccaaattaaaatcaatttGGGAAGATCTAAACAATTTTAGACCGATACCTAATTGCAAAGGATGTGAATTTTCATGCTCATGTGGATTGGATGTGATACGACAATATAGGCGTGAAGACTATACAACTCGGTTTCTTCGGGGTCTAAATGATCAATACTCCACTGTGAGGTCGCAGTTGATGCTTATGAACCCAATCCCTGATATAAATTCTGCCTTCTCAATGTTGACTCAGCAGGAAAGACAATTTAGTGATACTCATGAGTCAAAAGTTTTCTTCAATAAGACTAATTCCGGACTTCAGCTTAGTGATGAGAGGAATCGAGGCAGAGGCAGAGGAAGAGGCAGGTTTCAGGCTGGGGGAAGAAGCAGAGGAAACCGAATACAGTGCACATTCTGTGATAAAACAGGACACACAGTGGATACATGCTATAAGAAGCATGGCTTGCCCCCTCATCTTAGGCAGAGGCAAGTTAGCAGCATCAATTACACGGCTGCTGAACTACCAACTGAGAAGAAAAGTGATGAATTCAGTCAGAGCAATCTAAGCAATTACCAAAAGGAAGCTAGTGATTCACCAAAATTAGATCTAACTTCTCACCAAAAGGAAGCTATTATCAAACTTCTCAATGGACAAGAGGCTCATGTGCAACCCCAAATTGCAAATCAGGCACAACGTTCCGCAAACACCACTTCGATGGGTCAAG GACCAAGCTACTTTGAAGAGGATTGGAGTAGCTAA
- the LOC112777699 gene encoding F-box/kelch-repeat protein At3g23880-like → MNSPLHDDDNDDERKGEVVTTTGMPALMDELIEEILLRIPASSLVRLRNSVCGSWRTLISSSQFAKDHLRRSMAVDPALTYPRVAYYSSSYSYPTIGTFSVRSVFENPPREPTKVVPYEGRRCRSIIGSCNGLLCLHDDELEDRAMLWNPCTGFTSQPLKIGGVFNYCGFGYDHVNDKYKLFGIVIKKSRESVTRIFTFGPKSKWRTIQDFPYRLRDPSNKASVVGRTGRFVSGTGTLNWLLRGRRSSFVAVLSLDLVKETYSQFSAPSRDSDDDHCMFPRLDILGGCLAVCCETKKTHWTLWLMKEYGVPQSWTKLAIIPHHPLLINSRLNYVLRPMYMLKNDVLLAKSPSGKLVLCNINDGSIYFPNIDSSSDGMTKHRPLSRGVGSRIFHIYHESLVSPSHFGLPSCSSEMRLFKPTL, encoded by the coding sequence ATGAATAGTCCGCTTCACgacgatgataatgatgatgagagGAAGGGGGAGGTCGTCACAACCACCGGGATGCCTGCCCTCATGGACGAGCTCATAGAGGAAATCCTGCTGAGGATTCCGGCGAGTTCTCTTGTGCGATTAAGGAACAGCGTCTGCGGTTCATGGAGAACCCTAATTTCCAGTTCCCAATTTGCCAAGGACCACCTTCGACGTTCAATGGCGGTGGATCCAGCCTTGACCTACCCGCGTGTTGCCTATTATAGCTCAAGCTACTCATACCCCACAATCGGAACTTTCTCCGTCCGATCTGTGTTCGAGAACCCTCCCCGTGAACCCACTAAAGTAGTTCCCTACGAGGGACGACGCTGCCGTAGCATCATTGGCTCTTGTAATGGATTGTTGTGCTTGCACGACGATGAGCTTGAGGATCGTGCCATGCTGTGGAACCCCTGCACTGGATTCACATCTCAGCCGCTTAAAATTGGTGGTGTCTTCAACTATTGTGGATTCGGTTATGATCATGTGAACGACAAGTATAAGCTTTTCGGGATTGTGATTAAGAAATCACGTGAATCTGTCACCAGAATTTTCACATTCGGCCCAAAATCTAAATGGAGAACAATTCAGGATTTCCCATATAGACTACGTGACCCCAGTAACAAGGCTTCTGTGGTGGGTCGGACAGGGCGTTTTGTAAGTGGCACTGGCACTCTTAATTGGCTTCTTCGCGGCCGTCGTAGTAGTTTTGTGGCAGTTCTTTCCCTTGACTTGGTGAAAGAGACTTATAGTCAGTTTTCCGCTCCCAGTAGGGATTCAGATGATGATCACTGTATGTTTCCCCGATTGGATATCTTAGGGGGTTGTCTTGCTGTTTGTTGTGAGACTAAGAAAACTCATTGGACTCTCTGGTTGATGAAGGAGTATGGAGTTCCTCAATCTTGGACTAAGTTGGCAATAATCCCCCACCACCCGCTACTCATTAATTCTCGTTTAAATTATGTACTACGGCCTATGTACATGTTGAAAAATGATGTTCTACTGGCGAAATCTCCAAGTGGCAAGTTAGTTTTATGTAACATAAATGATGGCAGCATATATTTTCCTAACATTGACAGCTCCAGTGATGGCATGACCAAACATCGTCCTTTATCTCGGGGTGTAGGCTCAAGGATCTTTCACATCTATCATGAAAGTTTAGTTTCACCCTCGCACTTTGGTCTTCCAAGTTGCTCATCTGAAATGCGGTTATTTAAGCCAACCCTATAA
- the LOC112777700 gene encoding F-box/kelch-repeat protein At3g23880-like translates to MRPHYPSKLFSELVDASNPKIQLMERMNSPLHDDDNDDERKGEVVTTTGMPALMDELIEEILLRIPASSLVRLRNSVCGSWRTLISSSQFAKDHLRRSMAVDPALTHPRIAYYSSSYSYPIIGIFSARSVFENPPREPTKVVAYEGRHCCSIIGSCNGLLCLHDDKLEDRAMLWNPCTGFTSQPLKIGGVFNYCGFGYDHVNDKYKLFGVVIKKSRESVTRIFTFGPKSKWRTIQDFPYRLHDPDNKASVVGRAGRFVSGTGTLNWLLHSGHDSFVAVLSLDLVKETYSQFSAPSRDSDDDHSVFPRLDILGDCLAVCCETKKTHWTLWLMKEYGVPQSWTKLAIIRNHPPLINSGLNDVLRPMYMLKSDVLLAKSPSGILILCNVKDGSTYVPNIDSSSDGMTKHPPLYRGSGSRIFHVYHESLVSPSHFGLPSCSSEMRLFKPNL, encoded by the coding sequence ATGCGGCCACATTATCCCTCCAAATTGTTTTCCGAATTGGTTGATGCTAGTAATCCTAAAATCCAACTCATGGAACGCATGAATAGTCCGCTTCACgacgatgataatgatgatgagagGAAGGGGGAGGTCGTCACAACCACCGGGATGCCTGCCCTCATGGACGAGCTCATAGAGGAAATCCTGCTGAGGATTCCGGCGAGTTCTCTTGTGCGATTAAGGAACAGCGTCTGCGGTTCATGGAGAACCCTAATTTCCAGTTCCCAATTTGCCAAGGACCACCTTCGACGTTCAATGGCGGTGGATCCAGCCTTGACCCACCCGCGTATTGCCTATTATAGCTCAAGCTACTCATACCCCATCATCGGAATTTTCTCCGCCCGATCTGTGTTCGAGAACCCTCCCCGTGAACCGACTAAAGTAGTTGCCTACGAGGGACGACACTGCTGTAGCATCATTGGCTCTTGTAATGGATTGCTGTGCTTGCACGACGATAAGCTTGAGGATCGTGCCATGCTGTGGAACCCCTGCACTGGATTCACATCTCAGCCGCTTAAAATTGGTGGTGTCTTCAACTATTGTGGATTCGGTTATGATCATGTGAACGACAAGTATAAGCTTTTCGGGGTTGTGATTAAGAAATCACGTGAATCTGTCACCAGAATTTTCACATTCGGCCCAAAATCTAAATGGAGAACAATTCAGGATTTCCCATATAGACTACATGACCCCGATAACAAGGCTTCTGTGGTGGGTCGGGCAGGGCGTTTTGTAAGTGGCACTGGCACCCTTAATTGGCTTCTTCACAGCGGTCATGATAGTTTTGTGGCAGTTCTTTCCCTTGACTTGGTGAAAGAGACTTATAGTCAGTTTTCCGCTCCCAGTAGGGATTCAGATGATGATCACAGTGTGTTTCCCCGATTGGATATCTTGGGGGATTGTCTTGCTGTTTGTTGTGAGACTAAGAAAACTCATTGGACTCTCTGGTTGATGAAGGAGTATGGAGTTCCTCAATCTTGGACTAAGTTGGCAATAATCCGCAACCACCCGCCACTCATTAATTCTGGTTTAAATGATGTATTACGGCCTATGTACATGTTGAAAAGTGATGTTCTACTAGCGAAATCTCCTAGTGGCATCTTAATTTTATGTAACGTAAAGGATGGCAGCACATATGTTCCTAATATTGACAGCTCCAGTGATGGCATGACCAAACATCCTCCTTTGTATCGGGGTTCAGGCTCAAGGATCTTTCATGTCTATCATGAAAGCTTAGTTTCACCCTCTCACTTTGGTCTTCCAAGTTGCTCATCTGAAATGCGATTATTTAAGCCAAACCTATAA
- the LOC112777701 gene encoding F-box/kelch-repeat protein At3g23880-like, whose translation MNSLLHDDDNDDERKGEVVTTAGMPALMDELIAEILLRIPARSLVPLRNSVCSSWRTLISSSQFAKDHLRRSMAVDPALTHPRIAYYSSSYSYPIIGIFSARSVFENPPREPTKVVPYEGRRCCSIIGSCNGLLCLHDDELEDRAMLWNPCTGFTSPPLEIGGIFYYCGFGYDHVNDKYKLFGIVNKKSGESVTRIFTFGPKSKWRTIQDFPYRLHDPDNKASVVGRTGRFVSGTGTLNWLLHSGHDSFVAVLSLDLVKETYSQFSAPSRDSDDDHSVFPRLDILGGCLAVCCETKKTHWTLWLMKEYGVPQSWTKLAIIRNHPPLINSGLNDVLRPMYMLKSDVLLAKSPSGILILCNVKDGSTYVPNIDSSSDGMTKHPPLYRGSGSRIFHVYHESLVSPSHFGLPSCSFEMRLFKPNL comes from the coding sequence ATGAATAGTCTGCTTCACgacgatgataatgatgatgagagGAAGGGGGAGGTCGTCACAACCGCCGGGATGCCTGCCCTCATGGACGAGCTCATAGCGGAAATCCTGCTGAGGATTCCGGCGAGGTCTCTTGTTCCATTAAGGAACAGCGTCTGCAGTTCATGGAGAACCCTAATTTCCAGTTCCCAATTTGCCAAGGACCACCTTCGACGTTCAATGGCGGTGGATCCAGCCTTGACCCACCCGCGTATTGCCTATTATAGCTCAAGCTACTCATACCCCATCATCGGAATTTTCTCCGCCCGATCTGTGTTCGAGAACCCTCCCCGTGAACCCACTAAAGTAGTTCCCTACGAGGGACGACGCTGCTGTAGCATCATTGGCTCTTGTAATGGATTGCTGTGCTTGCACGACGATGAGCTTGAGGATCGTGCCATGCTGTGGAACCCCTGCACCGGATTCACATCTCCGCCGCTTGAAATTGGTGGTATCTTCTACTATTGTGGATTTGGTTATGATCATGTGAACGACAAGTATAAGCTTTTCGGGATTGTGAATAAGAAATCAGGTGAATCTGTCACCAGAATTTTCACATTCGGCCCAAAATCTAAATGGAGAACAATTCAGGATTTCCCATATAGACTACATGACCCCGATAACAAGGCTTCTGTGGTGGGTCGGACAGGGCGTTTTGTAAGTGGCACTGGCACCCTTAATTGGCTTCTTCACAGCGGTCATGATAGTTTTGTGGCAGTTCTTTCCCTTGACTTGGTGAAAGAGACTTATAGTCAGTTTTCCGCTCCCAGTAGGGATTCAGATGATGATCACAGTGTGTTTCCCCGATTGGATATCTTGGGGGGTTGTCTTGCTGTTTGTTGTGAGACTAAGAAAACTCATTGGACTCTCTGGTTGATGAAGGAGTATGGAGTTCCTCAATCTTGGACTAAATTGGCAATAATCCGCAACCACCCGCCACTCATTAATTCTGGTTTAAATGATGTATTACGGCCTATGTACATGTTGAAAAGTGATGTTCTACTAGCGAAATCTCCTAGTGGCATCTTAATTTTATGTAACGTAAAGGATGGCAGCACATATGTTCCTAATATTGACAGCTCCAGTGATGGCATGACCAAACATCCTCCTTTGTATCGGGGTTCAGGCTCAAGGATCTTTCATGTCTATCATGAAAGCTTAGTTTCACCCTCTCACTTTGGTCTTCCAAGTTGCTCATTTGAAATGCGATTATTTAAGCCAAACCTATAA
- the LOC112779461 gene encoding F-box/kelch-repeat protein At3g23880, with translation MTRGSIPDDDDTVARKGKVVTTTEGWPELLRCTTTKPPPILPGELIEEILLRIPASSLVRLRNSVCSSWRTLISSSQFAKDHLRRSMAVDPALTHPCIAYYSSSYSYTTIGTFSVRYVFENPPHEPTKVVPYEGRCYRSIIGSCHGLLCLHDEELEDRAILWNPCTGFTSPPLEIGGIFYYCGFGYDHVNDKYKLFGIVNKKSGESVTRIFTFGPKSKWRTIQDFPYRLHDSDSKDCVVGLVGLFVSGTGTLNWLLRSRLSSSVAVLSVDLVKETYSQFSAPSRDSDDKEFVLPRLGILRGCLAVCYETKKTHWTFWLMKEYGVPQSWTKLAIIPHHPLLVNPVSCYVLLPMYMLTNDVLLAKSPSGKFVLCNLNDGSIEFPNIDSSGDGMTKHRPLSRGSGSRIFHVYHESLVSPSHFGLPSCSSEMRLFKPTL, from the coding sequence ATGACGAGGGGTTCCAttcctgatgatgatgatactGTCGCGAGGAAGGGGAAGGTTGTCACAACCACCGAGGGGTGGCCGGAACTGCTCCGCTGTACCACCACAAAACCACCACCTATCCTTCCGGGCGAGCTCATAGAGGAAATCCTGCTGAGGATTCCGGCAAGTTCTCTTGTTCGATTAAGGAACAGCGTCTGCAGTTCATGGAGAACCCTAATTTCCAGTTCCCAATTTGCCAAGGACCACCTTCGACGTTCAATGGCGGTGGATCCAGCCTTGACCCACCCGTGTATTGCCTATTATAGCTCAAGCTACTCATACACCACAATCGGAACTTTCTCCGTCCGATATGTGTTCGAGAACCCTCCCCATGAACCCACTAAAGTAGTTCCCTATGAGGGACGATGCTACCGTAGCATCATTGGCTCTTGTCATGGATTGCTGTGCTTGCATGATGAAGAGCTTGAGGATCGTGCCATTCTGTGGAACCCCTGCACCGGATTCACATCTCCGCCGCTTGAAATTGGTGGTATCTTCTACTATTGTGGATTTGGTTATGATCATGTGAACGACAAGTATAAGCTTTTCGGGATTGTGAATAAGAAATCAGGTGAATCTGTCACCAGAATTTTCACATTCGGCCCAAAATCTAAATGGAGAACAATTCAGGATTTCCCATATAGACTACATGACTCCGATAGCAAGGATTGTGTGGTGGGTTTGGTAGGGCTTTTTGTAAGTGGCACTGGCACTCTTAATTGGCTTCTTCGCAGCCGTCTTAGTAGTTCTGTGGCAGTTCTTTCCGTTGACTTGGTGAAAGAGACTTATAGTCAGTTTTCCGCTCCCAGTAGGGATTCAGATGATAAGGAGTTTGTGCTTCCACGATTGGGTATCTTGAGGGGTTGTCTTGCTGTTTGTTATGAGACTAAGAAAACTCATTGGACTTTCTGGTTGATGAAGGAGTATGGAGTTCCTCAATCTTGGACTAAATTGGCAATAATCCCCCACCACCCGCTACTCGTTAATCCTGTTTCATGTTATGTATTACTGCCTATGTACATGTTGACAAATGATGTTCTACTGGCGAAATCTCCAAGTGGCAAGTTTGTTTTATGTAACTTAAATGATGGCAGCATAGAGTTTCCTAATATTGACAGCTCCGGTGATGGCATGACCAAACACCGTCCTTTGTCCCGGGGTTCAGGCTCAAGGATCTTTCATGTCTATCATGAAAGCTTAGTTTCACCCTCTCACTTTGGTCTTCCAAGTTGCTCATCTGAAATGCGGTTATTTAAGCCAACCCTATAA
- the LOC140182078 gene encoding uncharacterized protein, protein MVKKKRFANWILDVGDGNISSAVGDESEVEISDYLLITTTDDPLSHLVDFIYPNLLQNMSDYMYLQNRTILAPTLESVEKVKNFVLTIFLGMKNEYLSSDTTYQADENEDVQQEWFTPKFLNDIKCSELPNHKLTLKPGVAIMLLQNIDQTLGLCNGTKLIVNKFGNNVIGAIVVTSRNIGNKVYIPRMNLIPSDSGLSFKFQWI, encoded by the coding sequence AtggtgaaaaagaaaagatttgctaattggatacttgatgttggaGATGGAAATATTAGTTCTGCTGTTGGTGATGAGTCAGAAGTTGAAATTTCAGATTATCTGCtgattacaactactgatgacCCTCTCTCTCATTTAGTAGACTTTATATATCCGaatttgttgcaaaacatgtcagattacaTGTATCTTCAGAATAGGACAATTCTTGCACCCACACTtgagagtgtcgagaaggtaaaAAATTTCGTCTTAACAATTTTTTTAGGGATGAAAAATGAGTATCTAAGTTCTGACACAACATatcaagctgatgagaatgaagatgtacaacaAGAGTGGTTTACACCAAAAttcttaaatgacatcaaatgttcggAACTACCCAACCACAAGTTAACTTTGAAGCCAGGAGTCGCTATAATGCTACTGCAAAACATAGACCAGACTTTAGGTTTATGCAACGGGACAAAGTTAATAGTTAACAAATTTGGCAACAACGTAATTGGAGCGATAGTAGTGACCAGTAGAAATATTGGCAACAAAGTGTATATTCCAAGAATGAATTTGATCCCTTCAGATTCAGGATTGTCATTTAAGTTCCAATGGATATAA